A stretch of the Filimonas lacunae genome encodes the following:
- a CDS encoding aminotransferase-like domain-containing protein: MRVYKFEVFTSDIEQNILNGVYKPGHKLPSVRELKKQYQTSVNTIQSGYEHLMATGLVVSIPKSGYYVASLLHKPEENVTSLPLVVRDATFERHVELTTSSRGKKKIAEFNVAMPGDLIISQKLLLRTMQQVIRENGVALLRYYPTSGSEELKANIIKHAASYQTRIHPQELLITDGALQALHIALAAICKAGDIIAVESPCVFSVLEVIRVLGLKVIEVPVDSTSGFDIHFFKKACAKKKIKALVITPNFHNPTGALLADEQKKELVAIIQQHDVAVIENDIYGDLHFNSKRPVTLKSFDESGLVLTIASYAKTLAPGIRLGWLSAGKFFKQAEQIRFSMGSSVSPVYQETVNHLLSSNSYARHIRAFRTQLATNAHFTLQLLSTYFPAATRVVLPAGGYNIWVQMPDNIDMDGFYKHCEKIGVKFTPGYTFSFSGMFERCFRIVFADKYAAAKIKALELAGAWASR; this comes from the coding sequence GTGAGAGTATATAAATTTGAAGTCTTTACCTCAGACATCGAGCAAAATATCCTTAACGGGGTATATAAGCCAGGTCACAAACTGCCTTCTGTGCGGGAGCTGAAAAAGCAGTACCAAACAAGCGTGAATACCATACAAAGTGGCTATGAGCATTTAATGGCAACAGGTCTGGTGGTAAGTATTCCTAAATCGGGGTATTATGTGGCTTCGCTGCTTCATAAACCCGAAGAAAATGTCACCTCACTTCCGTTGGTGGTGCGCGATGCTACTTTTGAACGCCATGTAGAGTTGACCACTTCTTCGCGGGGGAAAAAGAAGATAGCCGAGTTTAATGTGGCTATGCCGGGCGATCTGATCATTTCTCAGAAGCTATTGTTACGAACCATGCAACAGGTTATCCGGGAAAACGGAGTGGCCTTGTTGAGGTACTATCCTACCAGCGGTTCGGAAGAATTAAAAGCTAATATTATAAAGCATGCAGCCAGCTATCAAACCCGTATTCATCCACAGGAGTTATTAATTACAGATGGAGCCTTACAGGCGCTGCATATTGCACTGGCTGCCATTTGCAAGGCCGGGGATATTATAGCAGTAGAAAGTCCCTGCGTGTTTTCTGTATTAGAGGTGATAAGGGTGTTGGGACTTAAGGTGATTGAAGTGCCTGTAGATAGTACGAGTGGATTTGATATACATTTTTTCAAAAAAGCCTGTGCAAAAAAGAAGATCAAAGCACTGGTTATTACGCCGAACTTTCATAATCCCACAGGTGCGTTGCTGGCCGATGAACAAAAGAAAGAATTGGTTGCTATTATACAGCAACATGATGTAGCTGTGATAGAGAATGATATTTATGGCGATCTTCATTTTAACAGCAAGCGACCGGTCACACTCAAAAGCTTTGATGAAAGCGGACTGGTGCTAACTATAGCATCCTACGCAAAAACGCTGGCGCCGGGTATTCGTTTGGGGTGGTTGTCGGCAGGTAAATTTTTTAAACAGGCCGAGCAGATCAGGTTCTCGATGGGGAGTTCTGTTTCTCCTGTTTACCAGGAAACCGTAAATCATTTATTGTCTTCCAATAGTTATGCCCGTCACATCCGGGCTTTCAGAACACAGCTTGCTACAAACGCCCACTTTACCTTACAGCTTTTGTCTACGTATTTTCCTGCCGCAACACGGGTGGTGCTACCTGCCGGTGGTTACAATATCTGGGTGCAAATGCCGGATAATATAGATATGGATGGCTTTTATAAACACTGCGAGAAAATAGGGGTGAAGTTTACGCCCGGTTATACCTTCTCTTTTTCCGGGATGTTTGAAAGATGTTTCCGGATTGTATTTGCTGATAAATACGCTGCTGCCAAGATAAAAGCGCTGGAGTTGGCGGGGGCATGGGCTTCCCGTTAA
- a CDS encoding sulfite exporter TauE/SafE family protein has product MYILTFTLILLAGAYLAGLVGSLTGLGGGVVIIPLLTLAFHIDMRYAIGAALVSSIATSSGSASAYVREGITNIRVGMFLEIATTIGAVTGALIAVYTPVNLVAILFGATLIFSAAMTLRKKHEDAESNGSPWAEKLKLNGSYPTKDGVVHYKLRNVGGGFSIMTLAGVLSGLLGIGSGALKVLAMDTAMRIPFRVSTTTSNFMVGVTAAASAVVYLQRGYIDPALAMPVIIGVLAGAFTGTKLLMRINPKKLRLIFSIAITLVALQMIYNGLQQKF; this is encoded by the coding sequence ATGTATATTCTCACTTTTACACTCATTTTACTGGCAGGTGCATACCTGGCCGGGTTGGTAGGTTCGTTAACAGGTTTAGGCGGTGGTGTGGTTATTATCCCCCTGCTAACACTGGCATTTCATATTGATATGCGTTATGCCATTGGTGCAGCGCTGGTAAGCTCTATTGCCACTTCATCGGGCAGCGCCAGTGCTTATGTAAGGGAAGGCATTACCAATATAAGAGTAGGTATGTTTTTAGAAATAGCTACTACCATAGGTGCAGTTACCGGTGCATTAATAGCCGTGTACACACCCGTGAACCTGGTAGCTATATTATTTGGCGCCACGCTTATATTTTCGGCAGCTATGACCCTGCGCAAAAAACATGAAGATGCAGAAAGCAACGGCAGCCCATGGGCCGAGAAGTTAAAGCTGAATGGCAGCTACCCTACTAAAGATGGCGTGGTGCATTACAAACTCAGAAATGTGGGCGGCGGTTTTTCTATCATGACACTGGCCGGCGTTTTATCAGGCTTATTGGGCATAGGTTCCGGTGCATTAAAGGTGCTGGCAATGGACACTGCTATGCGCATTCCTTTTCGGGTAAGTACCACTACCAGCAACTTTATGGTAGGTGTCACCGCTGCTGCCAGTGCTGTGGTGTATTTACAGAGAGGTTATATAGATCCTGCATTGGCTATGCCGGTGATCATTGGTGTGCTGGCAGGCGCTTTTACTGGCACAAAGCTGCTGATGCGCATTAATCCTAAGAAGCTGCGCCTGATATTCAGCATCGCTATCACCCTGGTGGCCCTGCAAATGATTTATAACGGCCTGCAGCAGAAGTTTTAA
- a CDS encoding DUF763 domain-containing protein has product MKRSGTADLPLHSGAVPPWLAQRMAKLGLAITEAIITEYGKAEVLRRLSDPFWFQSLGAVMGMDWHSSGITTSVMGALKKSINPLSKELGIYICGGKGKHSRQTPAELLAIGEKTGLDGHYLSRCSKLSAKVDNTAIQDGFQLYLHSFIVSDEGHWAVVQQGMRENSGTARRYHWHSPSIQSFVEEPHTAICGGANAGMILNMTHHQAASARQTVLQMADERPEKIILETQRLLMPGHHEVRAKDVDLKRLGSVLWLAHDKRPADFAELLLLEGVGPRTLRSLALVSEVIYGAPSRFKDPARFSFAHGGKDGHPFPVPETVYDDTIRVLQNAVEKAKIDRSDKLQAIKKLTEIAQQAEQDFTPNARFDELIEKERNDSWKYQGRTVMGKAQPPASQQLNLF; this is encoded by the coding sequence ATGAAACGCTCAGGAACAGCTGATTTGCCTTTACATTCCGGTGCCGTGCCGCCCTGGCTGGCACAACGGATGGCGAAGCTGGGTTTGGCTATTACAGAAGCTATTATCACCGAATATGGTAAAGCAGAAGTGTTACGCCGCCTGAGCGATCCTTTCTGGTTTCAAAGCCTGGGTGCTGTAATGGGCATGGACTGGCATTCCAGCGGCATTACCACTTCGGTAATGGGTGCCTTAAAAAAATCGATCAATCCTCTTTCCAAAGAACTGGGCATTTATATCTGTGGCGGCAAAGGCAAACACTCCCGTCAAACTCCTGCCGAGCTATTGGCCATTGGTGAAAAAACAGGATTAGATGGCCATTACCTTTCGCGTTGCAGTAAGCTGAGCGCCAAGGTGGACAATACCGCCATACAGGATGGGTTTCAGCTATACCTGCACAGCTTTATTGTAAGCGACGAAGGACATTGGGCTGTGGTGCAGCAAGGCATGCGCGAAAACAGTGGCACCGCACGACGTTATCACTGGCACTCGCCCAGCATTCAGTCTTTTGTAGAAGAACCACATACTGCTATCTGTGGCGGTGCTAATGCAGGCATGATATTAAACATGACGCACCACCAGGCGGCCAGTGCGCGGCAAACCGTATTACAAATGGCGGATGAAAGACCGGAGAAAATAATACTGGAAACACAACGCCTGCTTATGCCTGGCCATCATGAAGTAAGAGCCAAAGATGTGGATTTAAAACGCCTGGGTAGCGTGTTATGGCTGGCACATGATAAACGGCCTGCCGACTTTGCCGAACTGCTGCTACTGGAAGGTGTTGGCCCACGTACCCTGCGATCCCTGGCACTGGTAAGCGAAGTGATCTATGGTGCTCCTTCCCGTTTCAAAGACCCTGCACGTTTTTCTTTTGCACATGGCGGTAAAGACGGACATCCTTTTCCAGTTCCGGAGACAGTGTATGACGATACCATCCGTGTATTGCAGAACGCGGTAGAAAAAGCTAAAATAGACCGCAGCGATAAACTACAGGCTATTAAAAAGCTCACCGAAATAGCACAGCAGGCCGAACAGGATTTTACCCCTAACGCCCGCTTTGACGAACTGATTGAAAAAGAACGTAACGACTCGTGGAAATACCAGGGCCGTACAGTGATGGGTAAGGCACAACCTCCTGCCAGTCAACAACTGAACCTGTTTTAA
- a CDS encoding FecR domain-containing protein has translation MPINQNKKKLLIIIATVVIAAAGAIPIYRIYSTPPAYTGPIPMPVQTTTLKDSSVVWLQKDTRITPVDGFPQKRQLTVDGDAFLDVADEPTPLIINTRLLQLTVQGKASFRVIAFSKEDGEEVQVISGNILVDKNYESPFNEQDTLHNSQMVMINKTIDLMEKEKFDATDLTAWRAVQHKP, from the coding sequence ATGCCTATCAACCAAAACAAGAAGAAACTGCTTATTATTATTGCCACTGTTGTGATAGCAGCAGCCGGCGCTATTCCCATTTATCGTATTTACAGCACACCACCAGCTTATACAGGTCCTATACCTATGCCTGTACAAACAACTACTTTAAAAGATAGTTCAGTAGTATGGCTGCAAAAAGATACCCGCATCACGCCTGTTGATGGATTTCCGCAGAAACGCCAGCTTACCGTAGATGGAGATGCCTTCCTGGATGTGGCAGACGAGCCTACCCCGTTAATCATTAACACACGCCTGCTACAGCTGACTGTACAAGGCAAAGCTTCTTTTCGTGTAATAGCCTTTTCTAAAGAAGATGGAGAAGAAGTACAGGTGATCAGTGGCAATATACTGGTAGATAAAAACTATGAATCGCCCTTTAACGAGCAAGACACACTGCACAACAGCCAGATGGTAATGATTAACAAAACCATTGACCTGATGGAAAAAGAAAAGTTCGACGCTACGGATTTAACCGCCTGGCGCGCTGTACAACACAAACCATAA
- a CDS encoding N-acetyltransferase: MDSKIVTQFVVASEQGVKALLELAQTITREKFASLLSPQKTDKYLAAKYSKQALIDEVNNLSNQWLVVYVNDKPTGFARITSKGERPEMLAQKRVVRIADFGILNACANEMVRQSLWDKCCAVCKSYEAIWMHEYAENPLIAFFESQGFRQQEEAAAPDELLLPSVYLIKQA; encoded by the coding sequence ATGGACTCAAAAATTGTTACTCAATTTGTAGTGGCCTCAGAGCAAGGTGTGAAGGCATTGCTGGAACTTGCGCAAACCATTACCCGGGAAAAGTTTGCTTCCCTGTTATCTCCACAAAAAACAGACAAGTACCTCGCTGCAAAGTATAGCAAGCAGGCGTTGATTGATGAGGTGAACAACCTGTCTAATCAATGGCTGGTGGTGTATGTGAATGATAAGCCTACAGGCTTTGCCAGGATTACTTCTAAAGGAGAAAGACCAGAAATGCTCGCTCAAAAGCGTGTAGTAAGAATTGCTGATTTTGGAATACTGAATGCATGTGCCAACGAAATGGTAAGGCAATCGTTATGGGATAAGTGCTGTGCTGTTTGCAAATCCTATGAAGCCATCTGGATGCATGAATATGCCGAAAATCCACTGATCGCTTTTTTTGAATCGCAAGGTTTTCGCCAACAGGAAGAAGCAGCCGCTCCGGATGAGTTGTTATTACCATCTGTTTACCTGATTAAACAAGCATAA
- a CDS encoding DUF1634 domain-containing protein has protein sequence MKQESKAIIDDKNIEIFIGRFLRLGTLVSCGVALVGGLLYLVSNGMQQMPDYGTFHGEEAGYTSLPGIIKGLSSGSAREIIQLGVCILIATPILRIVLSLISFMLEKDKMYVVITLIVLCIILTSMFGGLKV, from the coding sequence ATGAAACAAGAAAGCAAAGCAATTATAGACGATAAAAACATAGAGATTTTTATAGGCAGGTTTTTACGCCTGGGAACACTGGTATCGTGTGGGGTAGCCCTGGTAGGCGGGCTGCTGTACCTGGTGAGTAATGGTATGCAGCAAATGCCCGACTATGGCACTTTCCATGGCGAAGAGGCAGGCTACACCAGCCTGCCCGGCATTATCAAAGGACTTAGCAGCGGCAGCGCCCGTGAAATTATACAATTGGGGGTGTGCATTCTTATTGCCACTCCTATCCTGCGAATAGTACTATCCCTCATTTCTTTTATGCTGGAGAAGGATAAGATGTATGTGGTGATTACATTGATAGTGCTATGTATCATTCTTACCAGCATGTTCGGCGGGCTGAAGGTGTAA
- a CDS encoding FadR/GntR family transcriptional regulator — MAKLSDKVIAAIQRDIAKGTFKTGEKIPAEPELMHLYNVGRSTVREAVKTLAISGILSVKQGDGTYVNGAIQRETLDERLRRADAVDINSVRVLLEEEIVRLAASHKTPEDIIAISQWLDKRAKAIAHEQAKECADADIGFHLALATASGNAVLADLYKGFTVVMREYFDKRDATTVRFFAASHDLHVELFEAIKNGKPRQAVSVVKQIIANNK, encoded by the coding sequence ATGGCAAAACTTTCTGATAAAGTCATTGCAGCTATACAACGTGATATAGCCAAGGGTACGTTTAAAACCGGCGAAAAAATTCCTGCCGAGCCGGAGTTAATGCATTTATATAATGTAGGACGCTCTACGGTACGGGAAGCCGTGAAAACGTTAGCCATCAGCGGCATACTAAGTGTAAAGCAAGGCGACGGCACCTATGTAAACGGTGCCATACAACGCGAAACGCTGGATGAGCGCCTGCGTCGCGCCGATGCTGTTGACATTAACAGCGTGCGTGTGCTGCTGGAAGAAGAAATTGTACGCTTAGCCGCATCACACAAAACTCCGGAAGATATTATTGCTATCAGCCAATGGCTGGATAAACGGGCTAAAGCCATTGCGCACGAGCAGGCAAAAGAGTGCGCTGATGCAGATATAGGCTTTCACCTGGCCCTGGCCACCGCTTCGGGCAATGCCGTACTGGCCGATTTATACAAAGGCTTTACCGTAGTAATGCGGGAATACTTCGACAAACGCGATGCTACTACGGTTCGTTTTTTTGCGGCGAGCCACGACCTGCATGTGGAGCTTTTTGAAGCCATTAAAAATGGTAAGCCCCGGCAGGCGGTTTCGGTGGTAAAGCAAATTATAGCTAATAACAAATAG
- a CDS encoding S8 family peptidase, which translates to MKKWNVLLAICGTLTIAHAQMPNWQNLDLQKDSVFGISTERAYNELLKNKKGTKVIVAVIDSGVDTAHEDLKSVLWINAKEKAGNNKDDDRNHYADDINGWSFIGSDKGNVVYDNLELTRIIRKQQARFGSLNSVPEDTTGLGAYKQLRTEYDRQLLQAEQQLKGVTQFATVLDSLVAHIGKTPVTLADLKAYKATNGAEARIKGILEQQLERYPDVATFKEREIQGALDHFKELVDYQLNLSYDSRPVVGDDYNNVTQRYYGSSDVCGPDADHGTHVAGIIGGIRHNGLGIDGIDDQVQIMAVRAVPNGDERDKDIANAIRYAADNGAKVINMSFGKPYSPDKKEVDDAVKYALSKDILFIHAAGNDGENIDSINVFYPRREFLDGTVANAWIEVGASGMADDENLVASFSNYGKNTVDVFAPGVAIYSSVPGSKYAYHDGTSMAAPVVSGLAALIRSYYPNLTAVQVKDIILKSAVPVKHPVAIAAEGNEEPAMVSMLDLCRTGGVVNAYYALKMAAGM; encoded by the coding sequence ATGAAAAAATGGAATGTGTTGCTAGCTATATGTGGCACACTTACAATAGCCCACGCCCAGATGCCTAATTGGCAAAACCTTGATTTACAAAAGGACTCGGTTTTTGGCATTAGCACAGAAAGGGCCTACAATGAATTGCTGAAAAACAAAAAAGGCACTAAAGTAATTGTAGCAGTAATAGATAGCGGGGTAGATACTGCCCATGAAGATTTGAAGTCGGTTCTCTGGATCAACGCCAAAGAAAAAGCCGGTAACAATAAAGACGACGATCGTAATCATTATGCAGACGATATCAATGGCTGGAGTTTTATTGGCAGTGACAAAGGCAATGTAGTATACGATAACCTGGAACTTACCCGCATTATACGTAAGCAACAGGCCCGCTTTGGCAGCCTGAACAGCGTTCCGGAAGATACTACCGGCTTAGGCGCTTACAAACAATTACGCACCGAATACGACAGGCAGTTACTACAGGCAGAGCAACAACTGAAAGGTGTTACTCAATTTGCTACTGTGCTGGATTCGTTAGTGGCACATATAGGCAAAACCCCTGTTACGCTGGCTGATTTAAAAGCTTACAAAGCCACCAATGGTGCGGAAGCGCGCATTAAAGGTATACTGGAACAACAGCTGGAACGTTATCCGGATGTGGCTACTTTCAAAGAAAGAGAAATTCAGGGTGCTTTAGATCATTTTAAAGAACTAGTAGATTATCAATTGAATTTATCCTACGATAGCCGCCCTGTGGTAGGCGACGATTATAACAATGTTACGCAGCGTTACTATGGTAGCAGTGATGTGTGTGGGCCCGATGCAGATCATGGTACACACGTAGCTGGTATTATAGGTGGTATCCGTCATAACGGTTTGGGTATAGATGGCATTGACGATCAGGTACAGATTATGGCTGTAAGAGCAGTGCCTAACGGTGATGAAAGAGATAAAGATATTGCCAACGCTATCCGTTATGCAGCAGATAATGGCGCAAAAGTCATTAACATGAGCTTTGGTAAGCCTTATTCACCTGATAAGAAAGAAGTGGATGATGCCGTGAAATATGCATTGTCAAAAGATATTTTATTTATCCATGCCGCGGGTAATGATGGCGAAAACATTGACAGCATCAATGTATTTTACCCACGTCGCGAGTTTTTAGATGGCACTGTTGCCAACGCCTGGATAGAGGTAGGCGCATCTGGTATGGCAGATGACGAAAATCTGGTAGCTTCTTTTTCTAACTATGGTAAAAATACGGTAGACGTGTTTGCGCCGGGAGTGGCTATCTATTCTTCTGTACCAGGTTCTAAATATGCTTATCACGATGGCACCAGTATGGCTGCTCCGGTGGTAAGTGGTTTAGCCGCTTTAATCCGTTCTTACTATCCTAATTTAACTGCTGTGCAGGTAAAAGATATTATATTGAAATCGGCTGTGCCTGTAAAGCACCCGGTAGCTATTGCTGCAGAGGGCAACGAAGAACCAGCCATGGTTTCTATGCTGGACTTATGCCGCACAGGTGGTGTTGTAAATGCTTACTATGCGCTTAAAATGGCAGCAGGTATGTAG
- a CDS encoding response regulator, producing MRKHLHILVAEDDEDDRYFIKTAFESFTNDVQLDFVVHGAELIHHLQQLYATESAMPSLILLDLNMPVMGGKAALDQIKKHPVFKSIPVIIFSTTTNKVDISYSYDAGANTFITKPSTYQSLEDMMKSVYKYWHSIASLKH from the coding sequence TTGAGAAAACACCTGCATATACTCGTAGCGGAGGACGATGAAGACGATCGTTACTTTATTAAAACCGCTTTTGAAAGCTTTACCAATGACGTACAACTAGACTTTGTTGTTCATGGTGCAGAATTAATTCATCACCTGCAACAGTTATACGCCACAGAAAGCGCCATGCCATCGTTAATTCTATTAGACTTAAATATGCCCGTAATGGGCGGAAAAGCAGCATTGGACCAGATAAAAAAGCACCCTGTTTTTAAATCTATTCCCGTGATCATCTTTTCTACCACCACCAATAAAGTGGACATTTCCTATAGTTATGATGCAGGCGCCAACACCTTTATCACTAAACCATCTACCTATCAATCGCTGGAAGATATGATGAAGTCAGTGTATAAATACTGGCATAGCATCGCTTCCCTCAAACATTAA
- a CDS encoding MFS transporter — protein MSNPSIAIQPARATKGEVVLVSLATFLVFFQGFMVAPLLPELADFFHTSVRRMSFIEPVYLLGYGLFTLVYAPLSDRYGRFAIIAFSLSLFVVFTFSTAWVANAHQMILLRLLTGISAAGIAPTTISWISDRFPYKERGYALGVFFGCMAGGTALGSSTGALLAGVVGWRVLFVVVAFAGCMVLLLNVYYRRRIFLQVPRLSQQTSLVATFREILSTSRARGTYFFVFENGLFHSGVFAWLGVYFYHYFHLNEREIGLALLGYGIPGLLLGSVLGRMADRIGRKKVIPAGILLGGCVVIALSCIPPLFIACVLVTLLSFSFDLTHPSLAVIVTSFNSKNAGGSTGLFAFFLFAGYGFGSLLFSLLVSAGFVETLRVFGVMAVLASLAARMFFKNEH, from the coding sequence ATGAGTAACCCATCAATAGCTATTCAGCCTGCCAGGGCCACAAAGGGGGAGGTGGTGCTGGTGTCGCTTGCCACTTTCCTTGTTTTCTTTCAGGGTTTTATGGTGGCTCCTTTATTGCCGGAACTGGCAGATTTTTTTCACACCTCTGTCCGGCGAATGAGTTTTATAGAGCCTGTTTATTTATTAGGATATGGTTTGTTTACACTTGTGTATGCTCCGTTGAGCGATCGTTATGGCAGGTTTGCTATCATAGCGTTTTCTTTATCCCTGTTTGTTGTTTTTACTTTTAGTACGGCATGGGTAGCAAATGCGCATCAAATGATTTTGTTACGGCTGTTAACGGGCATCAGTGCTGCCGGTATAGCGCCTACCACCATTAGCTGGATCAGCGATCGCTTTCCTTATAAAGAAAGGGGATATGCGTTAGGTGTGTTCTTTGGTTGTATGGCAGGAGGAACGGCTTTAGGCTCTAGTACCGGGGCGTTGTTGGCTGGTGTAGTGGGATGGAGAGTGTTGTTTGTGGTTGTTGCATTTGCCGGGTGTATGGTATTGTTGTTGAATGTGTATTACCGGCGTCGCATTTTTCTGCAGGTGCCCCGCCTTTCGCAACAAACCTCCCTGGTAGCCACTTTCAGAGAAATACTATCCACGTCAAGAGCAAGGGGTACTTACTTTTTCGTTTTTGAGAATGGATTGTTTCATAGCGGGGTGTTTGCCTGGTTAGGGGTTTATTTCTATCACTATTTTCATTTAAATGAGCGCGAGATTGGATTGGCGCTTCTAGGGTATGGCATACCGGGTTTGTTATTGGGTTCTGTGCTCGGGCGTATGGCAGATAGAATAGGTAGAAAGAAAGTGATTCCGGCAGGTATTCTGTTAGGGGGCTGCGTTGTTATTGCTTTAAGCTGTATCCCGCCGTTGTTTATTGCATGCGTACTTGTTACTTTATTATCGTTCAGCTTTGATCTTACCCATCCGTCATTAGCAGTGATTGTAACCTCTTTTAATAGTAAAAATGCAGGTGGCTCTACCGGGCTATTTGCTTTTTTTCTTTTTGCCGGATATGGTTTTGGAAGTTTGCTGTTTAGTTTATTGGTTTCGGCAGGGTTTGTTGAAACACTGCGTGTATTTGGTGTAATGGCGGTGCTGGCATCTTTGGCAGCAAGGATGTTTTTTAAAAACGAGCATTAA
- a CDS encoding NAD(P)/FAD-dependent oxidoreductase, with protein MKIVIVGGGFAGINMAKKLADNEHTQVVLVDKNNYHFFPPLIYQVATSFIEASNISYPFRKLFQHKKNLRFHYGALLQVVQDENKIITTSGEVTYDKLVLALGTETNYFGMQNVQKHAIPMKTINNALDLRNHLLQVLEKAALTNDKHEKEKLLNIVIAGGGPTGVELAGMMAYMGKHIVKKDYPDLPAARRANIYLVDMLPVLLGPMSRKSQSEAYNVLDSMGVKVKLNSSVKDYVNDEVVFGDGTTIPTYSLIWASGVIACEAPGLPKESIGKGRRIMVDAFNKVNGTTNIYAIGDVALQTTDTAFPNGHPQLAQVAIQHGQLLAQNLAREQKGQPMKPFIYNDKGSMAIISKNKAVVDLSKNVFLKGFFAWLIWLFIHILPIAGFRNKLKLLNNWIWSFISNDPNLRLIIRPKNDWAAGTKQE; from the coding sequence ATGAAAATTGTAATTGTGGGAGGTGGCTTTGCGGGCATTAATATGGCCAAAAAGCTGGCCGATAACGAGCATACACAGGTGGTACTGGTTGATAAAAATAATTATCATTTCTTCCCGCCATTAATTTACCAGGTGGCTACTTCTTTTATTGAAGCCAGTAATATCAGCTATCCGTTCCGTAAACTGTTTCAACATAAAAAGAACCTGCGCTTTCATTATGGCGCTTTGTTACAGGTGGTGCAGGACGAAAATAAAATCATCACTACATCGGGCGAAGTAACATACGATAAGCTGGTGCTGGCCCTGGGCACCGAAACCAATTACTTTGGCATGCAAAACGTACAGAAGCACGCCATTCCTATGAAAACGATTAACAACGCCCTGGATTTGCGCAACCATTTACTGCAGGTGTTAGAGAAAGCAGCCCTTACCAATGATAAACATGAAAAAGAAAAACTGTTAAATATTGTTATAGCCGGCGGTGGCCCTACCGGGGTTGAGCTGGCGGGAATGATGGCTTATATGGGTAAGCATATTGTTAAAAAAGATTATCCCGATTTGCCCGCTGCCCGCCGCGCCAACATATACCTGGTAGATATGTTGCCTGTGTTGTTGGGGCCTATGAGCAGGAAGTCGCAATCTGAAGCCTATAACGTACTGGATAGTATGGGGGTGAAAGTAAAGCTGAACAGCAGTGTAAAAGATTATGTGAATGATGAAGTTGTGTTTGGTGATGGCACTACTATTCCTACCTATTCACTTATATGGGCGTCGGGTGTAATAGCCTGCGAAGCGCCAGGGCTGCCCAAAGAAAGCATTGGCAAGGGGCGGCGTATTATGGTAGATGCTTTTAATAAGGTGAATGGCACTACTAACATCTACGCCATCGGTGACGTGGCTTTGCAAACAACCGACACGGCTTTTCCCAATGGGCATCCGCAGCTGGCGCAGGTAGCCATACAGCACGGTCAATTGCTGGCGCAAAACCTGGCCCGCGAGCAAAAAGGCCAGCCTATGAAGCCATTTATTTACAATGATAAAGGCAGCATGGCTATCATCTCCAAAAATAAAGCGGTGGTTGATTTATCAAAAAATGTGTTCTTAAAAGGCTTTTTTGCATGGTTGATATGGTTGTTCATTCATATTCTTCCTATTGCTGGTTTTCGTAATAAGTTAAAGCTGCTGAATAACTGGATATGGAGTTTTATCAGTAACGACCCCAATTTGCGCCTTATCATAAGGCCTAAAAACGATTGGGCCGCCGGTACAAAGCAGGAATGA
- a CDS encoding HD domain-containing protein, with translation MMNKVLEQIKNFADQAHGTQQRKFTAERYIVHPIRVMEICREYTSELPVLAAALLHDVLEDTPVTEQMIQEFLLTVLSPADTGKTMQLVIDLTDVYVKNSYPHWKRRKRKEHECLRMEKTCADAQTIKYADILDNGMEIMLQETDFAEVYLRESRQLLKHIPKGHPQLYARVLAAIHP, from the coding sequence ATGATGAATAAAGTATTAGAACAGATAAAAAACTTTGCCGATCAGGCACATGGTACCCAGCAAAGAAAGTTTACAGCAGAACGTTATATAGTACATCCTATACGGGTAATGGAAATATGCAGAGAGTATACATCAGAGCTGCCCGTGCTGGCAGCCGCGCTGCTACATGATGTATTGGAAGACACCCCTGTAACCGAACAAATGATTCAGGAATTTCTGCTAACGGTACTATCCCCGGCAGACACTGGCAAAACCATGCAACTGGTAATAGACCTAACCGATGTGTATGTAAAAAATAGCTACCCGCATTGGAAAAGACGGAAAAGAAAAGAACACGAATGCCTGCGCATGGAAAAAACCTGCGCTGACGCACAGACCATTAAATATGCCGACATACTGGACAACGGTATGGAGATTATGCTACAGGAGACCGATTTTGCCGAAGTGTATTTGCGGGAATCCAGGCAGCTATTAAAACACATCCCTAAAGGGCATCCTCAACTGTATGCAAGAGTACTGGCAGCAATCCATCCTTAA